One Coffea arabica cultivar ET-39 chromosome 5c, Coffea Arabica ET-39 HiFi, whole genome shotgun sequence DNA window includes the following coding sequences:
- the LOC113690466 gene encoding uncharacterized protein isoform X2 has translation MSRRYHTTELGSIACEDLSDVGAGKEGWLVSDPNLLTALDTHSLALANRSIVLVLHWSDDADPSSYRLKIVPDLSPIAAEYISAIEWLVFDDVRVLAIGTSSGFLLIYSLQGDLIHKQLVNNAKIIKLRVRGTNKDLLEDTSSEEVCVVMRATVARFDGSDIQSMLHRWFRERQLNFWDQSYMRRDQEYSGASFGRLPYQLWNVSKYGLCADAAITGIMPPPLMEPQSSQRYYCAVTVGDDAVISAYRLSEDRSRSIVGAILSKVVPATFSTISSISKMIWRSDTTTKKQEEKPQPLARASPLTCLKDYPRKGEKLTLSPSGTLAAITDSLGRILLLDTQALVVVRLWKGYRDASCLFVEMLAKKNSATVGSAGYQYEKSDYCLCLAIHAPRKGIVEVWQMRTGPRLLTIPCAKDDLDF, from the exons ATGTCGCGACGCTACCACACGACGGAGCTGGGCAGCATAGCCTGCGAAGACTTATCGGATGTTGGGGCAGGTAAAGAAGGCTGGCTGGTGAGCGATCCCAATCTTTTAACTGCTCTTGACACCCATTCTTTAGCCCTTGCCAACCGCTCAATTGTCCTTGTTCTCCACTGGTCCGACGACGCCGATCCCTCTTCTTACCGCCTCAAAATTGTCCCTGATCTCTCCCCGATCGCGGCCGAGTACATCTCCGCTATTGAGTGGCTGGTGTTTGATGACGTTAGGGTGCTTGCTATTGGAACTTCTTCAGGTTTTCTTTTAATCTATTCTCTCCAAGGCGATCTCATTCACAAACAG CTTGTAAACAATGCCAAGATTATCAAGTTAAGAGTTCGTGGAACTAACAAGGACCTGTTGGAAGATACATCTTCCGAGGAGGTTTGTGTTGTTATGCGAGCAACAGTTGCTCGATTTGATGGATCTGACATTCAG AGTATGCTGCATCGGTGGTTTCGAGAAAGACAGTTGAATTTCTGGGATCAGAGTTACATGAGGAGAGATCAAGAATATTCTGGAGCTTCATTTGGAAGGCTTCCTTATCAGCTATGGAATGTTAGCAAGTATGGATTGTGTGCTGATGCTGCTATCACTGGCATCATGCCTCCTCCTCTAATGGAACCTCAG TCAAGTCAACGTTATTATTGTGCAGTCACAGTTGGAGATGATGCGGTGATTTCAGCATACAG ACTTTCGGAGGACAGAAGCAGATCAATAGTTGGAGCTATTCTGTCAAAAGTTGTGCCTGCAACATTTTCAACTATATCTTCTATCTCAAAAATGATTTGGCGAAGTGATACAACAACAaagaaacaagaggaaaaacCCCAACCGCTTGCTCGAG CTTCTCCTCTTACTTGTTTGAAGGATTACCCAAGGAAGGGAGAAAAACTCACATTATCACCTAGTGGTACTCTGGCTGCAATAACTGATTCCCTTGGTCGTATATTGCTTTTGGACACGCAGGCACTTGTTGTTGTGCGACTATGGAAG GGATATCGAGATGCAAGCTGCTTGTTTGTTGAGATGCTTGCCAAGAAGAATTCCGCAACCGTAGGATCTGCTGGGTATCAATATGAGAAGAGTGATTATTGCCTTTGTTTAGCCATCCATGCACCACGTAAAGGGATAGTCGAG GTTTGGCAGATGAGAACTGGACCTCGTCTTTTAACCATTCCATGCGCCAAAG ATGATTTGGACTTCTAA
- the LOC113690464 gene encoding uncharacterized protein, whose amino-acid sequence MQTQNLPFAKALNPPPFNFQPSSSFSKFLNPLHRKIAPIYPSSGTAKSLKIHCQNPTPQFSRQNATHQRDVRSFAGRSKGKPGGTSTGRIEGNAEVRRQAKRNARRKSRKLAESLFYRLKNPNKNYPDNLSEEQLEMIGLGYDRMVRFMEKDDPNLRHPYDWYKYGEFGPYSWRGVVLGEPIHGRITDECVTLIGEVRNQEEWEKIEQFEMAREFQTRLDAMDKNVKFRNFWVFVRHPRWRVSELPWQQWTLVSEVVLEAGDQRLDKWNLMGRLGNKARSMITQCAAWMRPDIIYVKRPVYQCRFEPQDDFFKELTPLLDPQTEGDFLFQLVNDDGRVEFCTYFGGLCRIVKANSKAFVDDVVNAYEKLSDEKKSKCLEFLLNNHPVPLLHPYTKEWKVKLEEMELGCDAPDDENGDHGDNDEEGQIMDWIEDDGDENDGRSEVEDGEDDDAILDVEDAGDDELGIKEEEEDFGPEEDPNYWDAEFKKALSSNEAMEKLAKRGLEISNKIYEKQIRAMERRGKGTVEEDGDELAMRRTRAKVSPAEWKNLGYGPFRKRIKKSKVPPGLFLRAAVRPFTYRNLVKEIVLTRHAIIEGEIGRKK is encoded by the coding sequence ATGCAGACCCAAAACCTCCCATTTGCTAAAGCCCTAAACCCTCCCCCCTTCAACTTTCAACCCTCATCATCATTTTCCAAGTTCTTAAACCCTCTTCACAGAAAGATTGCTCCAATTTATCCCTCTTCTGGAACCGCAAAATCCCTTAAAATCCATTGCCAAAACCCCACCCCACAATTTTCCCGCCAAAATGCCACCCACCAGAGGGACGTCCGGTCCTTTGCCGGACGGAGCAAAGGGAAGCCCGGAGGTACCTCCACTGGGCGCATCGAGGGTAACGCTGAAGTCCGTCGACAGGCTAAGCGAAACGCTCGCCGGAAAAGCAGGAAACTGGCAGAGAGCTTGTTTTACAGACTGAAGAACCCTAACAAGAATTACCCGGACAATTTATCGGAAGAGCAGCTTGAGATGATTGGTCTAGGATATGATAGAATGGTTAGGTTTATGGAAAAAGATGATCCAAATCTTAGGCACCCGTACGATTGGTACAAGTATGGTGAATTTGGACCTTATTCTTGGCGTGGGGTGGTTTTGGGTGAGCCAATTCATGGACGGATTACCGATGAGTGTGTAACTTTGATTGGTGAAGTTCGCAATCAAGAAGAGTGGGAGAAGATCGAGCAGTTTGAAATGGCTCGAGAATTTCAAACTAGATTAGATGCAATGGATAAAAATGTTAAGTTCAGgaatttttgggtgtttgtcagGCATCCTAGGTGGAGGGTTTCGGAGTTGCCTTGGCAACAGTGGACTTTGGTAAGCGAGGTGGTTCTTGAAGCCGGGGATCAGAGGTTGGATAAGTGGAATTTGATGGGAAGGCTCGGAAATAAGGCAAGGTCCATGATTACACAGTGTGCAGCGTGGATGAGGCCTGATATAATTTATGTGAAGAGGCCAGTTTATCAGTGTAGATTTGAGCCTCAAGATGACTTTTTTAAGGAATTGACACCGTTGCTTGATCCACAGACTGAGGGGGATTTTTTGTTCCAGTTGGTGAATGATGATGGGAGGGTGGAATTCTGTACTTATTTTGGTGGATTATGTAGAATAGTGAAGGCGAATTCAAAGGCGTTTGTAGATGATGTTGTGAATGCTTATGAGAAGTTGAGTGATGAGAAGAAGTCGAAGTGCTTGGAGTTTTTATTGAACAACCATCCAGTGCCTCTGTTGCATCCATATACTAAGGAGTGGAAGGTGAAATTGGAGGAAATGGAGTTGGGTTGTGACGCCCCAGATGATGAGAATGGCGATCATGGTGATAATGATGAGGAAGGTCAGATAATGGACTGGATTGAGGATGATGGCGACGAAAATGATGGAAGGAGTGAAGTGGAGGATGGTGAAGACGATGATGCAATTTTGGATGTAGAGGATGCTGGAGATGATGAGTTGGGAATcaaggaggaagaagaggatTTCGGTCCTGAAGAGGATCCAAACTACTGGGATGCGGAATTTAAGAAGGCATTGAGCAGTAATGAAGCAATGGAAAAGCTTGCAAAACGAGGCTTAGAGATATCTAACAAAATCTATGAAAAGCAGATTAGAGCAATGGAAAGGAGGGGCAAAGGGACAGTTGAAGAAGATGGGGATGAATTGGCAATGAGGCGAACAAGAGCAAAGGTCAGTCCAGCAGAATGGAAGAATCTCGGTTACGGTCCTTTCAGGAAAAGGATCAAAAAGAGTAAAGTACCGCCTGGTTTGTTCTTACGAGCTGCTGTTAGACCATTCACTTACAGAAACCTAGTCAAAGAGATTGTTTTGACAAGACATGCCATCATAGAAGGAGAGATTGGTAGGAAGAAGTGA
- the LOC113690466 gene encoding uncharacterized protein isoform X1, with translation MSRRYHTTELGSIACEDLSDVGAGKEGWLVSDPNLLTALDTHSLALANRSIVLVLHWSDDADPSSYRLKIVPDLSPIAAEYISAIEWLVFDDVRVLAIGTSSGFLLIYSLQGDLIHKQLVNNAKIIKLRVRGTNKDLLEDTSSEEVCVVMRATVARFDGSDIQSMLHRWFRERQLNFWDQSYMRRDQEYSGASFGRLPYQLWNVSKYGLCADAAITGIMPPPLMEPQSSQRYYCAVTVGDDAVISAYRLSEDRSRSIVGAILSKVVPATFSTISSISKMIWRSDTTTKKQEEKPQPLARASPLTCLKDYPRKGEKLTLSPSGTLAAITDSLGRILLLDTQALVVVRLWKGYRDASCLFVEMLAKKNSATVGSAGYQYEKSDYCLCLAIHAPRKGIVEVWQMRTGPRLLTIPCAKGSKILQPTYRFVSSISSSSYVPLEVFFLNGDSGQLSVLNGSLN, from the exons ATGTCGCGACGCTACCACACGACGGAGCTGGGCAGCATAGCCTGCGAAGACTTATCGGATGTTGGGGCAGGTAAAGAAGGCTGGCTGGTGAGCGATCCCAATCTTTTAACTGCTCTTGACACCCATTCTTTAGCCCTTGCCAACCGCTCAATTGTCCTTGTTCTCCACTGGTCCGACGACGCCGATCCCTCTTCTTACCGCCTCAAAATTGTCCCTGATCTCTCCCCGATCGCGGCCGAGTACATCTCCGCTATTGAGTGGCTGGTGTTTGATGACGTTAGGGTGCTTGCTATTGGAACTTCTTCAGGTTTTCTTTTAATCTATTCTCTCCAAGGCGATCTCATTCACAAACAG CTTGTAAACAATGCCAAGATTATCAAGTTAAGAGTTCGTGGAACTAACAAGGACCTGTTGGAAGATACATCTTCCGAGGAGGTTTGTGTTGTTATGCGAGCAACAGTTGCTCGATTTGATGGATCTGACATTCAG AGTATGCTGCATCGGTGGTTTCGAGAAAGACAGTTGAATTTCTGGGATCAGAGTTACATGAGGAGAGATCAAGAATATTCTGGAGCTTCATTTGGAAGGCTTCCTTATCAGCTATGGAATGTTAGCAAGTATGGATTGTGTGCTGATGCTGCTATCACTGGCATCATGCCTCCTCCTCTAATGGAACCTCAG TCAAGTCAACGTTATTATTGTGCAGTCACAGTTGGAGATGATGCGGTGATTTCAGCATACAG ACTTTCGGAGGACAGAAGCAGATCAATAGTTGGAGCTATTCTGTCAAAAGTTGTGCCTGCAACATTTTCAACTATATCTTCTATCTCAAAAATGATTTGGCGAAGTGATACAACAACAaagaaacaagaggaaaaacCCCAACCGCTTGCTCGAG CTTCTCCTCTTACTTGTTTGAAGGATTACCCAAGGAAGGGAGAAAAACTCACATTATCACCTAGTGGTACTCTGGCTGCAATAACTGATTCCCTTGGTCGTATATTGCTTTTGGACACGCAGGCACTTGTTGTTGTGCGACTATGGAAG GGATATCGAGATGCAAGCTGCTTGTTTGTTGAGATGCTTGCCAAGAAGAATTCCGCAACCGTAGGATCTGCTGGGTATCAATATGAGAAGAGTGATTATTGCCTTTGTTTAGCCATCCATGCACCACGTAAAGGGATAGTCGAG GTTTGGCAGATGAGAACTGGACCTCGTCTTTTAACCATTCCATGCGCCAAAGGTAGCAAGATTTTGCAACCTACCTATAGATTtgtttcatcaatttcatcatcaTCTTACGTGCCATTGGAAGTTTTCTTTTTGAACGGAGACTCTGGTCAATTATCTGTATTGAACGGATCCCTTAACTGA
- the LOC113690466 gene encoding uncharacterized protein isoform X3 codes for MSRRYHTTELGSIACEDLSDVGAGKEGWLVSDPNLLTALDTHSLALANRSIVLVLHWSDDADPSSYRLKIVPDLSPIAAEYISAIEWLVFDDVRVLAIGTSSGFLLIYSLQGDLIHKQLVNNAKIIKLRVRGTNKDLLEDTSSEEVCVVMRATVARFDGSDIQSMLHRWFRERQLNFWDQSYMRRDQEYSGASFGRLPYQLWNVSKYGLCADAAITGIMPPPLMEPQSSQRYYCAVTVGDDAVISAYRLSEDRSRSIVGAILSKVVPATFSTISSISKMIWRSDTTTKKQEEKPQPLARASPLTCLKDYPRKGEKLTLSPSGTLAAITDSLGRILLLDTQALVVVRLWKGYRDASCLFVEMLAKKNSATVGSAGYQYEKSDYCLCLAIHAPRKGIVEVWQMRTGPRLLTIPCAKG; via the exons ATGTCGCGACGCTACCACACGACGGAGCTGGGCAGCATAGCCTGCGAAGACTTATCGGATGTTGGGGCAGGTAAAGAAGGCTGGCTGGTGAGCGATCCCAATCTTTTAACTGCTCTTGACACCCATTCTTTAGCCCTTGCCAACCGCTCAATTGTCCTTGTTCTCCACTGGTCCGACGACGCCGATCCCTCTTCTTACCGCCTCAAAATTGTCCCTGATCTCTCCCCGATCGCGGCCGAGTACATCTCCGCTATTGAGTGGCTGGTGTTTGATGACGTTAGGGTGCTTGCTATTGGAACTTCTTCAGGTTTTCTTTTAATCTATTCTCTCCAAGGCGATCTCATTCACAAACAG CTTGTAAACAATGCCAAGATTATCAAGTTAAGAGTTCGTGGAACTAACAAGGACCTGTTGGAAGATACATCTTCCGAGGAGGTTTGTGTTGTTATGCGAGCAACAGTTGCTCGATTTGATGGATCTGACATTCAG AGTATGCTGCATCGGTGGTTTCGAGAAAGACAGTTGAATTTCTGGGATCAGAGTTACATGAGGAGAGATCAAGAATATTCTGGAGCTTCATTTGGAAGGCTTCCTTATCAGCTATGGAATGTTAGCAAGTATGGATTGTGTGCTGATGCTGCTATCACTGGCATCATGCCTCCTCCTCTAATGGAACCTCAG TCAAGTCAACGTTATTATTGTGCAGTCACAGTTGGAGATGATGCGGTGATTTCAGCATACAG ACTTTCGGAGGACAGAAGCAGATCAATAGTTGGAGCTATTCTGTCAAAAGTTGTGCCTGCAACATTTTCAACTATATCTTCTATCTCAAAAATGATTTGGCGAAGTGATACAACAACAaagaaacaagaggaaaaacCCCAACCGCTTGCTCGAG CTTCTCCTCTTACTTGTTTGAAGGATTACCCAAGGAAGGGAGAAAAACTCACATTATCACCTAGTGGTACTCTGGCTGCAATAACTGATTCCCTTGGTCGTATATTGCTTTTGGACACGCAGGCACTTGTTGTTGTGCGACTATGGAAG GGATATCGAGATGCAAGCTGCTTGTTTGTTGAGATGCTTGCCAAGAAGAATTCCGCAACCGTAGGATCTGCTGGGTATCAATATGAGAAGAGTGATTATTGCCTTTGTTTAGCCATCCATGCACCACGTAAAGGGATAGTCGAG GTTTGGCAGATGAGAACTGGACCTCGTCTTTTAACCATTCCATGCGCCAAAG GGTGA
- the LOC113691058 gene encoding peptide-N4-(N-acetyl-beta-glucosaminyl)asparagine amidase A-like — MAFNFSFLFHLIVSLFFLLNQPIFSFANNLHKTKPLFNSQLFSEDNGTAPTTYFEVTKPIQLPKTKPCSYLILQHDFGFTYGKPPVFANYTPPSNCPSQKFSKIVFEWKASSKGRQFDRIFGVWLGGVEILRSCTAEPRATGIVWTVEKDITRYYSLLMTNQTLAVYLGNLVDKTYTGIYHVNISVHFYPAEENYGFSGLNIDDSANSVADLILPISRNLPLNDGLWFEIQNSTDVESKEFRIPPNVYRAVLEVYVSFHENDEFWYGNFPNEYIAANNLTGYAGNGPFREVLVSLDDVLAGSIWPFTVVYTGGIDPLLWRPITGIGSFDLPTYDIEITPFLGKILDGKTHKLGFSVANALNVWYIDANLHLWLDKKSAKTEGELLSHDSPPLTFSFAANFTGLDGSFFINASRTITSEGWVKSSSYGTIITKATQDLKYRNSMVLGNEANRQIVNQTIEYNDMVSARTLSSVKSIKSLKHFPFYLYTDVTDRANGTYVSVSNVALGFDEKKIKKSDQGLSVSCLENIQKGNSSMLVKGNLVISGLGTTNQAYSYKDNEFCYLRNVGSSNYTILYDKVSNICSKRQKHHLFNRFLPS; from the coding sequence ATggcttttaatttctctttcCTCTTTCACCTTATcgtctctcttttcttcctcctcAACCAGCCTATCTTCTCCTTTGCAAACAATCTCCACAAAACAAAGCCTCTTTTCAATTCACAACTCTTCTCTGAAGACAATGGGACTGCTCCAACAACCTATTTTGAAGTCACAAAGCCTATACAACTGCCCAAGACTAAGCCTTGCTCCTATTTGATTCTTCAACATGATTTTGGCTTCACCTATGGCAAGCCACCAGTTTTTGCAAATTACACTCCACCCTCCAACTGCCCTTctcagaaattttcaaaaattgtttTTGAATGGAAGGCCTCCAGCAAAGGGAGGCAATTCGATAGAATTTTTGGAGTTTGGCTTGGTGGTGTGGAGATTTTGAGGAGTTGTACTGCTGAACCAAGAGCCACTGGGATTGTTTGGACTGTTGAGAAGGACATCACTAGGTATTATTCTTTGCTTATGACTAATCAGACCCTTGCTGTTTATCTGGGCAATCTTGTTGATAAGACTTATACTGGTATTTACCATGTGAATATTAGTGTGCATTTTTATCCCGCTGAGGAAAATTATGGTTTTAGTGGGCTGAATATAGATGATTCTGCTAATTCTGTGGCTGATCTGATATTGCCCATATCAAGAAATTTGCCATTGAATGATGGGTTATGGTTTGAAATTCAGAATTCTACCGATGTGGAGTCTAAGGAGTTTCGTATTCCACCAAATGTGTACAGGGCTGTCTTGGAAGTTTATGTTTCAtttcatgaaaatgatgaattttggtACGGAAATTTTCCAAATGAGTACATTGCTGCCAATAACCTTACAGGTTACGCAGGAAATGGTCCTTTTAGAGAGGTTCTTGTGAGTTTAGATGATGTTTTGGCTGGTTCTATCTGGCCATTTACAGTGGTTTATACTGGGGGTATTGATCCCCTGTTGTGGAGACCTATTACCGGAATTGGATCGTTTGACCTGCCTACCTATGACATTGAGATTACTCCTTTTTTGGGCAAGATATTGGATGGAAAGACTCATAAACTTGGCTTTAGTGTTGCGAATGCTTTGAATGTCTGGTACATAGATGCAAATTTGCATCTTTGGTTGGACAAAAAGAGTGCGAAGACAGAAGGCGAGCTGTTAAGTCACGATAGCCCGCCCCTAACCTTTTCCTTCGCAGCGAATTTCACAGGTTTGGATGGATCATTCTTCATAAATGCCAGTAGGACTATAACATCAGAAGGATGGGTGAAGTCATCATCATACGGTACTATCATCACCAAGGCAACTCAAGACTTGAAATACAGGAACTCTATGGTTCTGGGAAACGAGGCTAATAGGCAGATTGTAAATCAGACAATTGAGTACAATGACATGGTTTCTGCTAGGACTCTGTCTTCAGTAAAGTCGATCAAATCCCTGAaacattttcctttttacttgtATACAGATGTTACGGATCGAGCAAATGGAACATATGTTTCTGTGTCAAATGTAGCTCTGGGTTTTGACGAGAAAAAGATTAAGAAATCTGACCAGGGATTGTCCGTCAGCTGTCTCGAAAACATACAGAAGGGAAACAGTAGCATGCTTGTAAAGGGGAATTTGGTAATTAGCGGATTGGGTACTACAAACCAAGCCTACAGCTACAAGGATAATGAATTCTGCTATCTCAGGAATGTAGGCAGCTCAAATTACACCATTCTTTACGACAAAGTTAGCAACATTTGCAGTAAAAGGCAAAAGCATCATCTGTTT